In Methylotenera sp. L2L1, the following proteins share a genomic window:
- a CDS encoding trypsin-like peptidase domain-containing protein, which translates to MISMNKLGLFFVLMTPNVYAEHMPAPTDEFLYHLKQSLVKVTTTTKSGGHSFGTGVAISKDHVVTNCHVLTNANGISISKWGVEYAPLSLQADWKHDLCILKFEWADLKPVVMSDSDNLHYEQPVISISMPTDSPAPYVALSNIKALYPMDGAEVVRTEAAFSIGASGSPIFDYAGKLIGISTFKSPGRKAYYYNMPVKWIKALLTHESTDLNALHDLPFWDAPEEKRPFFMQIVMPFQNSRWVDVREIALHWVNDEPKNAEAWYYLGASFQHLGDIPHAVQHFRKALALHDMHPASLSALALIAQSQGDLVELSKIKSQVKEISHEALEGLNDTLSANQLSTNR; encoded by the coding sequence ATGATAAGTATGAATAAATTAGGACTATTTTTTGTATTGATGACACCTAACGTGTATGCGGAACATATGCCTGCACCCACAGATGAGTTTTTATACCATCTTAAACAGTCCTTGGTTAAAGTAACCACTACTACTAAGTCTGGCGGCCATAGCTTTGGCACAGGGGTGGCAATCAGTAAAGACCATGTGGTGACCAATTGCCATGTACTGACGAATGCTAATGGCATCAGCATTAGTAAATGGGGGGTGGAATATGCGCCTTTATCCTTGCAGGCAGATTGGAAACACGATTTATGTATTTTAAAGTTTGAGTGGGCTGATCTTAAGCCTGTTGTAATGTCTGATTCAGATAACCTGCATTACGAACAGCCAGTGATTTCCATTTCAATGCCAACAGACTCTCCCGCGCCTTATGTGGCATTAAGTAACATTAAAGCTTTATATCCGATGGATGGCGCAGAGGTAGTGCGAACGGAAGCAGCATTTTCTATTGGCGCTAGTGGCAGCCCGATTTTTGACTATGCAGGCAAGCTGATTGGCATCAGCACGTTCAAAAGTCCGGGACGTAAGGCTTATTATTACAATATGCCTGTCAAGTGGATTAAAGCACTGTTGACTCATGAGTCAACAGACTTAAATGCATTACACGATTTACCCTTTTGGGATGCACCTGAAGAAAAACGCCCGTTTTTTATGCAGATTGTGATGCCTTTTCAAAACAGCCGATGGGTTGATGTGCGGGAAATTGCCTTGCATTGGGTAAACGATGAGCCAAAAAATGCCGAAGCTTGGTATTACTTGGGCGCATCATTTCAACATTTGGGAGATATACCCCATGCTGTGCAACATTTCAGAAAAGCATTGGCACTTCATGACATGCATCCGGCAAGCCTTAGTGCATTGGCATTAATTGCGCAATCTCAAGGAGATTTAGTAGAGCTAAGTAAGATTAAGTCTCAAGTAAAAGAAATTAGTCATGAGGCGTTAGAAGGCTTGAACGATACATTAAGTGCTAATCAATTGTCTACCAATCGCTGA
- a CDS encoding ribonucleoside-diphosphate reductase subunit alpha: protein MDDAVSHHINTSNNNGSSHTNGLSSESLPTLQVIRRNGDVVAYHLDKISIAITKAFLAVEGNQSVASQRVREQVAILSQLVNNALLRRLPAGGAIHIEDIQDQVELALMRNGNHDVARAYVLYREKRNAERAADKINHTAPASSHTLNVNVSGKLIPLDIKLLTSMVAEACQDLGAEVNPDIVVEQAVRDLYDGIPFDEVRKALILSARSLIETEPAYNYVTARLQLDLIRTEVLGESARQNEMKSRYVEYFPRYIKMGVEAGLLDAKLAQFDLSKLSAVFVAERDFQFGYLGLQTLYDRYFLHIEERRIELPQIFFMRVAMGLAINEIDREDRAIEFYHVLSSFDFMSSTPTLFNSGTLHSQLSSCYLTTVSDDLDGIYQGIKENALLQKYAGGLGNDWTPVRSLGSRIKGTNGKSQGVIPFLKVVNDTAVAVNQGGKRKGAVCGYLETWHLDIEEFLDLRKNTGDDRRRTHDMNTAHWIPDLFMRRVTESGEWTLFSPSDVPDLHDKYGKAFEEAYVEYERRADNGEIKLFKRIPALQMWRKMLSMLFETGHPWITFKDPCNIRSPQQHVGVVHSSNLCTEITLNTSDTEIAVCNLGSVNLVQHLKEVDGKLVLDNDKLQATIKVGMRMLDNVVDINFYAVGKARNSNYRHRPVGMGIMGFQNCLHAMRIPYASNEAVEFADRAMETVCYNAYWASTVLAEERGAYSSFKGSLWDQGILPLDTLDLLSNERGGNVEVDRSKTLDWDALRKRIQTVGMRNSNCVAIAPTATISNIVGVSASIEPEYQNLYVKSNLSGEFTIVNEQLVIDLKNRGLWDAVMVSDLKYFDGSLAPIDRVPADLKQLYATAFDVDPSWLIEAAARRQKWIDQAQSLNLYFAVPSGKKLNDTYMLAWKRGLKTTYYLRSLGATAAEKSTGSGGELNAVSATPEAAPKMCSIDNPECESCQ from the coding sequence ATGGATGATGCAGTTTCACATCATATCAATACATCTAATAACAATGGCTCCAGTCATACTAATGGACTAAGTTCTGAGTCGTTACCTACACTGCAAGTCATTCGCCGTAATGGTGATGTCGTTGCCTATCATCTTGATAAAATCTCGATTGCCATTACCAAAGCTTTTCTGGCCGTAGAGGGAAACCAAAGCGTAGCATCGCAGCGTGTGCGCGAGCAAGTCGCTATTTTGAGTCAGTTGGTGAATAACGCACTATTGCGCAGATTGCCTGCCGGCGGTGCGATTCATATTGAAGATATTCAAGATCAGGTTGAGCTTGCCCTGATGCGTAATGGTAACCATGATGTAGCACGCGCTTATGTGCTGTATCGTGAAAAGCGTAATGCGGAGCGTGCGGCAGACAAGATAAACCATACAGCACCAGCATCAAGCCACACACTCAATGTTAATGTAAGTGGAAAGCTTATCCCTTTAGATATCAAGCTCTTAACCTCGATGGTAGCAGAGGCATGCCAAGACCTAGGTGCAGAAGTTAATCCTGATATTGTGGTAGAGCAAGCCGTGCGCGATCTGTATGACGGCATTCCATTTGATGAGGTGCGCAAAGCATTAATCTTATCAGCACGCAGCCTGATTGAAACTGAACCCGCGTACAACTATGTAACTGCTAGGCTGCAGCTAGATTTAATCCGCACTGAAGTGCTAGGGGAGAGTGCACGCCAAAATGAGATGAAAAGCCGTTATGTCGAGTATTTCCCGCGTTATATCAAAATGGGTGTTGAAGCCGGTTTATTGGACGCTAAATTAGCGCAGTTTGATTTAAGTAAATTGAGCGCAGTATTTGTGGCAGAGCGTGATTTTCAGTTTGGCTACTTAGGCCTGCAAACCTTGTATGACCGTTATTTCTTGCACATTGAAGAGCGCCGCATCGAGTTGCCGCAGATATTCTTTATGCGCGTTGCGATGGGTTTAGCAATTAATGAGATTGACCGCGAGGACCGTGCAATTGAGTTCTATCACGTGCTATCTAGCTTTGATTTCATGAGCTCAACGCCTACTTTGTTTAATAGTGGTACTTTGCATTCACAACTGTCTTCATGCTACCTCACCACGGTGAGTGATGACCTAGATGGTATTTATCAAGGCATCAAAGAAAATGCATTGCTACAAAAATACGCAGGCGGTTTGGGTAATGATTGGACGCCAGTACGCTCATTAGGCTCACGCATTAAAGGCACTAATGGTAAGAGCCAGGGCGTGATTCCATTCTTGAAAGTCGTGAATGACACTGCTGTCGCGGTAAACCAAGGCGGCAAGCGTAAAGGGGCTGTGTGTGGCTACTTAGAAACTTGGCATTTAGATATTGAAGAGTTTCTGGATTTACGTAAAAACACCGGTGATGACCGCCGCCGCACGCATGATATGAATACAGCGCACTGGATTCCTGATTTATTCATGCGCCGCGTGACTGAGAGTGGTGAGTGGACATTATTCTCGCCGTCAGACGTGCCAGACCTGCATGATAAATATGGCAAAGCGTTTGAAGAGGCTTATGTTGAATATGAGCGCCGTGCAGATAATGGTGAGATTAAACTGTTCAAGCGCATTCCTGCACTGCAAATGTGGCGCAAGATGCTGTCTATGTTGTTTGAAACTGGCCATCCTTGGATTACGTTCAAAGATCCATGCAATATTCGTTCGCCACAGCAGCATGTAGGTGTGGTGCATAGCTCTAACCTTTGTACCGAAATTACGCTGAATACCTCCGATACGGAAATTGCCGTGTGTAATTTAGGCTCTGTCAACCTAGTACAACACTTGAAAGAAGTAGATGGAAAGTTAGTATTAGATAACGACAAGCTACAGGCGACCATTAAAGTGGGCATGCGTATGTTGGACAACGTGGTTGATATTAACTTCTATGCGGTGGGCAAAGCTCGAAACTCTAACTACCGTCACCGTCCTGTCGGTATGGGGATTATGGGCTTCCAAAACTGCCTGCATGCAATGCGTATCCCTTATGCAAGTAATGAAGCGGTGGAGTTTGCTGACCGTGCGATGGAAACCGTGTGTTACAACGCTTATTGGGCATCCACTGTGTTAGCAGAAGAGCGCGGTGCTTACTCAAGCTTTAAAGGTAGCTTGTGGGATCAAGGCATTCTGCCATTGGATACACTGGATTTACTATCAAATGAACGTGGTGGCAATGTAGAGGTAGATAGAAGCAAAACGCTGGATTGGGATGCTTTGCGTAAACGCATTCAAACAGTGGGTATGCGTAACTCTAACTGCGTAGCGATTGCACCTACGGCAACTATCTCTAATATCGTAGGTGTTTCTGCAAGTATCGAGCCTGAATATCAGAATCTTTACGTGAAATCTAACCTTTCTGGTGAGTTTACGATTGTGAACGAGCAGTTGGTGATTGATCTGAAAAACCGCGGTTTATGGGATGCTGTAATGGTCTCTGACTTGAAGTATTTTGATGGCTCACTCGCCCCCATAGACCGTGTACCTGCAGATTTGAAGCAGCTTTATGCCACGGCATTTGATGTTGACCCAAGCTGGTTAATTGAAGCAGCTGCACGCCGCCAAAAATGGATAGATCAAGCGCAATCGCTCAATCTGTACTTTGCTGTGCCATCAGGCAAGAAGCTAAATGATACCTATATGCTGGCTTGGAAACGTGGCCTAAAAACGACGTACTACTTGCGCTCATTAGGGGCAACTGCAGCGGAGAAATCTACTGGTAGCGGTGGTGAGTTGAATGCGGTTTCAGCCACACCAGAAGCAGCGCCCAAGATGTGCAGTATAGATAATCCAGAGTGCGAATCTTGCCAATAG
- a CDS encoding chemotaxis protein CheW, giving the protein MTYYKGFEVDDRLYAVIRHMKSVEHYRDDLQKQQVAWDYLSVLGQLAKLDTELSQTRKEFTQLTGALLNQLGLELLKKSLHQYAFKAQVAINIMIRNLFERTADIGFIATDDDICTFLKLLETNAASEMLSEKRQYLLDHFEQYVAKYSVYHNIILLDTQGNVVLQLDQGNPVTQSKDPLIMESLHTENAYVENFRHSDLLPVEQDSLIYSYRVVSPDDGRALGVICLCFKFKNECDGIFSNLLGDDNLAISALLNKEGKVIASSSDKVALHTKFKLATNQDYSVVSYEGVEYFCCTRETDGFQGYHGSGWLGHVMVPLAKIFSQQSNAAIDLPTALLDSVMQGTLFNDEIKNIPVSASQIQRELNRLVWNGNVQQATDKSSSDAVVSKVLLSEIKHTGVLTKHIFENSIADIQKTVIASVLQNSMNMAALAIDIMDRNLYERANDCRWWALTTKLRGLLAKKELSAQDSAEIQSLLHYINSLYTVYGNIIVFDTQGKVIAVSNPQQQHLQGSVLSEPWVRKALALSSAQDYVVSDFVETPLYNNLPSYIYATAIHAVDNRQVLGGIGIVFDATPQFLTMLQDVLPKDQPTNLLGNSFAVYTDAAKSVIASTAPDISAGDLFEISDDFFALQSGQSMCKIVTFRQQNYAVGCSKSAGYREYKGSTDHYQQEVFAFVLIHLGAETQALQKSEPIKPDYVQQTIHNGSHNLQLATFYVGNNWLALKSSQVASAIQVDTHLPISGGEEDIVAGYIMYRGNSLALIHTSMLLGGVKPINKKITEVVVIKIQRDYVGLVVDALGEMMDVSIEQIRPVGAEISVYNQVVKELVLSGSQAQMLQIVDIEQLSNCLQETAEV; this is encoded by the coding sequence ATGACCTATTACAAGGGCTTTGAAGTGGATGATCGTTTATATGCAGTGATTAGGCATATGAAAAGTGTTGAACATTATCGAGATGATTTACAAAAGCAACAGGTAGCGTGGGATTATTTGTCCGTGCTAGGGCAGCTTGCTAAGTTAGATACAGAGCTGTCTCAAACCCGTAAGGAGTTTACCCAGCTGACAGGTGCACTACTCAATCAATTGGGCTTGGAGCTGCTTAAAAAATCGTTACATCAATATGCGTTTAAGGCACAAGTAGCCATCAATATCATGATACGTAATCTGTTTGAGCGCACTGCAGATATTGGTTTTATTGCAACAGATGATGATATCTGTACGTTTTTGAAGTTACTAGAAACTAATGCCGCATCAGAGATGCTGAGTGAAAAACGCCAATATTTACTGGATCATTTTGAGCAGTATGTGGCTAAGTATTCTGTTTATCACAATATAATTTTGCTGGATACGCAAGGCAATGTAGTGTTGCAATTAGACCAAGGTAACCCAGTTACTCAGTCTAAAGATCCGTTGATTATGGAGTCACTACATACAGAAAATGCGTATGTAGAAAACTTTAGACACAGCGATTTGTTACCTGTTGAGCAAGATAGCTTGATTTATTCATATCGTGTTGTGTCGCCAGATGATGGGCGTGCTTTAGGGGTGATCTGTCTTTGTTTTAAATTCAAAAACGAGTGCGATGGTATTTTTTCTAATTTATTAGGTGACGATAATCTAGCCATTTCTGCTTTGCTGAATAAAGAAGGTAAGGTAATCGCAAGTAGCTCAGACAAGGTCGCTTTACATACAAAATTTAAACTAGCGACCAATCAAGACTACAGTGTGGTGAGCTATGAAGGGGTAGAGTACTTTTGCTGCACACGAGAAACTGATGGCTTTCAGGGTTATCATGGGTCGGGTTGGCTTGGTCATGTAATGGTGCCGCTTGCAAAAATATTCAGTCAGCAATCGAATGCGGCGATAGATTTACCTACTGCGTTGTTGGATTCTGTCATGCAGGGTACATTGTTTAATGATGAAATTAAAAATATTCCTGTCAGCGCAAGCCAAATTCAGCGTGAGTTGAATCGATTAGTTTGGAATGGCAACGTGCAGCAGGCAACAGATAAAAGCAGTAGTGATGCCGTGGTGTCAAAAGTGTTGCTGAGTGAGATTAAACATACGGGTGTATTGACTAAGCATATCTTTGAGAACTCGATTGCGGATATACAAAAAACGGTGATTGCCTCTGTGTTACAAAACAGCATGAATATGGCCGCACTCGCCATTGATATCATGGACCGCAATTTATATGAGCGTGCCAATGACTGTCGCTGGTGGGCCCTCACCACTAAGTTAAGAGGTTTACTCGCTAAAAAAGAGCTGAGCGCACAAGACTCTGCTGAGATACAGTCTTTACTACATTATATTAATAGCTTGTACACCGTATATGGCAATATCATTGTGTTTGATACGCAAGGAAAAGTAATCGCCGTTTCTAACCCGCAACAGCAGCATCTACAAGGAAGCGTGCTATCTGAGCCGTGGGTGAGAAAAGCGCTGGCATTAAGTTCTGCTCAAGACTATGTGGTGTCAGACTTTGTTGAAACACCTTTATATAACAATCTACCTAGTTATATTTATGCCACAGCCATTCATGCCGTCGATAATCGTCAGGTATTGGGCGGTATTGGTATTGTGTTCGATGCCACTCCGCAGTTCTTGACGATGTTGCAGGATGTATTACCCAAAGACCAGCCGACTAACCTATTGGGTAACAGCTTTGCTGTTTATACAGATGCGGCCAAGTCTGTGATTGCTTCAACCGCACCTGATATCTCAGCAGGAGATTTGTTTGAAATTAGCGATGACTTTTTTGCGCTGCAATCCGGGCAATCTATGTGCAAGATAGTGACCTTCCGTCAGCAAAACTATGCTGTGGGATGTAGTAAATCCGCAGGGTATCGTGAGTATAAAGGCAGCACTGATCATTATCAGCAAGAGGTGTTTGCGTTTGTGTTGATTCATTTAGGCGCAGAGACGCAAGCCTTACAGAAATCTGAGCCTATTAAGCCAGATTATGTACAGCAGACTATCCATAATGGAAGCCACAACTTACAACTGGCCACTTTTTATGTAGGCAATAACTGGTTGGCACTCAAGTCAAGCCAGGTAGCAAGTGCGATTCAAGTAGATACGCACCTGCCAATTTCAGGTGGTGAAGAAGATATTGTGGCTGGGTACATAATGTATAGAGGCAACTCACTGGCACTTATTCATACCTCTATGTTGTTAGGAGGGGTGAAGCCTATCAATAAAAAAATCACGGAAGTTGTGGTGATTAAAATTCAAAGAGATTATGTGGGGTTGGTGGTTGATGCGCTAGGTGAAATGATGGATGTTTCAATAGAACAGATTCGTCCAGTCGGCGCTGAAATTTCTGTTTATAACCAAGTTGTGAAAGAGTTAGTGTTATCTGGTTCGCAAGCGCAAATGCTCCAAATTGTTGATATTGAGCAACTCAGCAATTGTTTGCAAGAAACCGCAGAAGTTTAA
- a CDS encoding ribonucleotide-diphosphate reductase subunit beta, which translates to MLSFEDEVYEAPAAPKLAPVPTPNTQTTTPVAANQPSISGRVNASDKRMINGQTDVNQLVPFKYHWAWDKYLAGCANHWMPQEVSMSRDIAQWKDSTALTDDERLIVKRNLGFFTTADSLAANNIVLGTYRHITAPECRQYLLRQGFEEAIHTHAYQYIVESLGLDEAEVFNAYQEIPSIKAKDDFLIPFINTLTDPEFKTGTPEADQQLLRSLIVFACIMEGLFFYVGFLQILALGRQNKMQGAAEQYQYILRDESMHCNFGIDVINTIKLENPHLWTPEFREEIKSLMQHGVELEYQYAEATMPRGVLGLNSTMFKEYLRFIANRRCQQIGLEALYPGANNPFPWMSEMMDLKKEKNFFETRVTEYQTGGALSWD; encoded by the coding sequence ATGCTCTCATTTGAAGATGAGGTTTACGAAGCGCCAGCTGCACCAAAGCTTGCGCCAGTGCCAACACCAAACACACAAACCACAACACCCGTAGCCGCAAACCAACCCTCTATCTCAGGCCGTGTAAACGCCTCGGATAAACGCATGATTAACGGCCAGACCGACGTCAACCAGCTAGTACCGTTTAAATACCATTGGGCGTGGGATAAGTATCTTGCAGGTTGTGCCAACCACTGGATGCCGCAAGAAGTATCGATGAGCCGTGATATTGCTCAGTGGAAAGATAGCACTGCACTCACGGATGATGAGCGCTTGATTGTGAAGCGTAATTTAGGTTTTTTCACCACGGCAGACTCACTCGCAGCAAATAACATCGTGTTAGGCACCTATCGACACATCACAGCACCAGAATGCCGCCAATACTTGCTGCGTCAAGGTTTTGAAGAGGCGATTCACACCCATGCTTATCAATATATCGTTGAAAGCCTAGGCTTGGATGAGGCGGAAGTCTTCAATGCTTACCAAGAAATACCTAGCATTAAAGCAAAAGATGATTTTCTGATACCGTTTATCAATACTTTGACTGACCCAGAGTTTAAAACAGGTACACCAGAGGCAGACCAGCAACTACTACGTTCACTTATTGTATTTGCGTGCATTATGGAGGGGTTGTTCTTCTACGTGGGTTTCCTGCAGATTCTGGCATTGGGCCGCCAAAATAAAATGCAGGGTGCGGCTGAGCAGTATCAATATATTCTGCGCGATGAATCTATGCATTGTAATTTTGGTATTGATGTTATCAACACCATTAAGCTTGAAAATCCTCATTTATGGACGCCTGAGTTCAGGGAGGAGATTAAATCCTTAATGCAGCATGGGGTGGAGTTGGAGTATCAGTATGCTGAAGCGACCATGCCACGCGGTGTGTTGGGTCTCAATTCAACCATGTTTAAAGAATACCTACGTTTCATTGCTAACCGCCGTTGCCAGCAGATTGGATTAGAGGCGCTATATCCAGGGGCGAATAACCCATTCCCATGGATGAGTGAAATGATGGACCTGAAGAAGGAAAAAAACTTTTTCGAGACACGGGTCACTGAGTATCAGACAGGTGGTGCATTAAGCTGGGATTAA